A window from Leishmania mexicana MHOM/GT/2001/U1103 complete genome, chromosome 33 encodes these proteins:
- a CDS encoding cytochrome p450-like protein, translating to MQHSTTPTVSPVKAAAAIATVGLLTYATTRMMQAVYSAPPKMPEPAIPPNSEDGLVWSVIKRVLYRHFYVVRKGDPLKTLQRWCAEFDYKPFVMKIFFRTHVVLSSPVDIEHVLLRADTKFYKNTGYDIVRIVVGRVGLLAVGNKTQHAMHRRILMPIFRSQNIRGVSNEIVRMHALRMMGGLFDLIQCGGEQDAVVNLSDHVFRMALSAIGEAAFRASRSESLRVRSHFDVMMKMSRLNYFCPYLKSSAQRNARKILKEMSVELLDKNMQINQIGTRQCVMDALIDELYAHFSMDDVLDHVVTFLFAGHDTVSHTLEFLFALLGTNTEVQERLYEALEDLMPSICTCPTVQELMECDYLVAVVKEVLRMYPAAPIIYRDAAEDVYLPGSGVVIPKGMTVVITLSALQRNTHVYGDDVDVFLPERWLGEEGEALRKRCGRCGYIPFSCGKRSCIGQEFGYLELLVVTALLVRHLKMELAGKFPEARYNITIAVSHSVSMRISARDGIPVSEVYERIANVLDLNDEDAESPRNMTQAAGGERRCREGAVRR from the coding sequence ATGCAGCACTCCACGACCCCCACTGTTTCGCCAGtcaaggcggcggctgccatTGCGACTGTCGGCCTTCTCACCTACGCCACCACGCGGATGATGCAGGCAGTGTACTCCGCACCGCCGAAGATGCCAGAACCGGCGATTCCGCCAAATTCCGAGGACGGCCTCGTCTGGAGCGTGATCAAGCGCGTCCTTTACCGCCACTTCTACGTTGTCCGCAAGGGTGACCCGTTGAAGACTCTGCAACGGTGGTGCGCGGAGTTCGATTACAAGCCGTTCGTCATGAAGATCTTCTTCCGCACACACGTGGTGCTCTCGAGCCCGGTCGACATTGAGCACGTGCTGTTGCGCGCTGACACGAAGTTCTACAAGAACACCGGCTACGACATTGTGcgcatcgtcgtcggccGCGTTGGCCTCCTCGCGGTCGGCAACAAGACGCAACACGCCATGCATCGCCGCATCCTGATGCCCATTTTCAGGTCGCAGAATATTCGCGGTGTTTCGAATGAGATCGTTCGCATGCATGCCCTGCGCATGATGGGCGGCCTTTTCGATCTCATCCAGTGCGGCGGTGAGCAGGACGCCGTGGTGAACCTGAGCGACCACGTCTTCCGCATGGCGCTCTCCGCCATCGGGGAGGCGGCCTTCCGCGCCTCCCGCAGCGagtcgctgcgcgtgcgcagccacTTCGATGTGATGATGAAGATGTCCCGCTTGAACTACTTCTGCCCGTATCTCAAGTCATCCGCCCAGCGGAACGCGCGCAAGATCCTGAAGGAGATGAGCGTGGAGCTGTTGGATAAGAACATGCAGATAAATCAGATTGGCACGCGTCAGTGTGTGATGGACGCGCTGATCGATGAGCTGTATGCGCACTTCAGCATGGACGACGTGTTGGATCACGTCGTCACCTTTTTGTTTGCCGGCCACGACACGGTGAGTCACACGCTGGAGTTCCTGTTTGCGCTCCTGGGTACAAACACGGAGGTGCAGGAGCGTCTCTACGAGGCCCTTGAAGACTTGATGCCCTCCATCTGCACCTGCCCCACCGTGCAGGAGCTTATGGAGTGCGACTACCTTGTTGCCGTCGTGAAAGAGGTGCTGCGGATGTACCCGGCGGCGCCTATCATCTACCGCGACGCGGCCGAAGATGTGTACCTACCCGGATCTGGTGTTGTGATTCCAAAGGGCATGACGGTTGTCATCACGCTCTCCGCTCTGCAGCGCAACACGCACGTGTACGGCGACGACGTTGACGTGTTCCTCCCCGAACGGTGGCttggcgaagaaggcgaggCATTGCGCAAACGCTGCGGCCGTTGTGGCTACATCCCCTTCAGCTGCGGCAAGCGCAGTTGCATTGGTCAGGAGTTCGGCTACCTGGAGTTGCTCgtcgtgacggcgctgctggttCGCCACTTGAAGATGGAGTTAGCCGGCAAGTTCCCAGAGGCGCGGTACAACATTACCATAGCCGTGAGCCACTCAGTCTCCATGCGCATATCCGCCCGCGACGGCATTCCTGTTAGCGAGGTTTACGAGCGCATCGCCAACGTACTTGACCTCAACGACGAGGACGCTGAGTCTCCCCGCAACATGACGCAGGCAGCGGGAGGcgagaggcgctgcagagaAGGTGCCGTACGGCGGTAA